The Flavobacteriaceae bacterium 3519-10 genome includes a window with the following:
- a CDS encoding Hypothetical Nudix-like regulator: MSPDFIHTYVSVDCVVFGFNHENRLNVLLVQRRIDEEVIERPKKLPGSLILNNEDVDDAAERVLFELTGIKKMVLKQFKCYADPNRASNKDDIKWMGDEYKHNIDRIITVAYLSLCKIDHKINTTKYDTADWYPVDQVPLLPFDHNQIISESLVEIRKWIESDFSIIFQLLPKRFTIRQLYQLYSAISEKKIDIKNFHKKISSFSYIIPLDEIETNVAHRAARFYKFDPKVFKKSNNKLIK; the protein is encoded by the coding sequence ATGAGCCCAGATTTTATACATACTTATGTTTCGGTAGACTGCGTGGTTTTCGGTTTTAATCACGAAAACAGGCTGAATGTTCTGTTGGTGCAGAGACGCATTGATGAGGAAGTAATCGAGCGGCCCAAAAAACTGCCCGGAAGCCTGATTTTAAATAATGAGGATGTAGACGATGCCGCAGAACGCGTGCTCTTCGAACTTACCGGAATTAAGAAAATGGTGCTCAAACAGTTTAAATGTTATGCAGATCCCAACCGCGCCAGCAATAAAGACGACATCAAGTGGATGGGCGACGAGTATAAACATAATATCGACCGCATTATCACTGTAGCATATCTGTCGCTATGCAAGATCGATCATAAGATCAATACAACGAAATACGATACCGCCGACTGGTATCCGGTTGATCAGGTGCCTTTGCTGCCGTTCGATCACAACCAGATCATCAGCGAGTCGCTCGTAGAAATCCGCAAATGGATAGAATCTGATTTCTCAATAATTTTCCAGCTGTTGCCGAAACGTTTTACGATCCGTCAGCTTTATCAGCTTTACAGTGCGATCAGCGAGAAGAAAATCGACATCAAGAATTTTCACAAAAAAATATCATCTTTTTCTTACATCATCCCACTGGACGAGATTGAAACCAATGTAGCCCACCGCGCCG
- a CDS encoding chaperone with DnaK; heat shock protein: protein MLQIYTEGIIPNQIKIIAMKRIGEHRKLLGVDKSATLKDLKTIYRNTMKEAHPDKFVNDEEAKLEAEERSKSVIEAYHFLVSINPETQEKYKEEYTETTSKSNIQDFEFEKQILKIQHLNGKMFEYIGVPRNTYIKMVNADSPSRFARRHIYGNFIYRKSGEAMVD, encoded by the coding sequence TTGTTGCAAATCTACACCGAGGGTATTATACCAAACCAAATTAAAATTATTGCAATGAAAAGAATTGGCGAACACAGAAAACTTTTAGGCGTTGATAAAAGTGCCACTTTGAAGGATCTAAAAACAATTTACAGAAATACGATGAAAGAAGCGCATCCTGATAAATTTGTAAATGACGAAGAGGCCAAACTGGAGGCTGAAGAGAGAAGCAAATCGGTGATTGAAGCGTACCACTTTTTAGTGAGCATCAACCCCGAAACCCAGGAAAAATATAAAGAAGAATACACCGAAACCACTTCGAAATCGAATATCCAGGATTTTGAGTTTGAGAAACAGATTCTGAAAATTCAGCATCTGAACGGCAAAATGTTCGAATACATCGGGGTTCCGAGAAATACCTATATCAAAATGGTAAATGCAGATTCGCCAAGCCGTTTCGCGCGCCGCCATATCTATGGAAACTTCATCTACAGAAAATCGGGTGAAGCGATGGTGGATTAA
- a CDS encoding Tyrosyl-tRNA synthetase codes for MGLFNFTPKHLYLRLQKNCKKMNPFIEELKWRGLYADMMPGTDEQLNKETTTAYIGFDPTADSLHIGSLIQIKILAHFQQHGHKPIALVGGATGMIGDPSGKSTERNALDEETLNHYVSCLKSQLSKFLKFDGTESNSAELVNNYDWMKEFSFLEFIRDIGKNITVNYMMAKESVKKRITGEGGAEGMSFTEFTYQLLQGYDFLHLYREKNVKLQMGGSDQWGNITTGTELIRRKAQGEAFALTVPLITKSDGSKFGKSESGENYWLDPKKTSAYKFYQFWVNATDEDAERFIKFYTFLSKEEIETLIAEHKTAPHERKLQKKLAEEVTVWVHNQAEYEKAVKASEILFGRSTAEDLVNLDEATFLEVFEGVPQKELTKDEVLAGNIIDLISEKTGFLKSKGEARRELQSNAISVNKEKVTDSFEVAAKDLIDGKFLLIQKGKKNYFIVKAV; via the coding sequence TTGGGACTCTTCAACTTCACCCCAAAACACTTATATTTGCGTCTCCAAAAAAACTGTAAAAAAATGAATCCCTTTATTGAAGAACTGAAATGGCGCGGCCTCTACGCCGACATGATGCCCGGAACCGATGAACAGCTGAACAAAGAAACTACCACTGCTTATATCGGCTTCGATCCTACCGCAGATTCACTTCATATCGGGAGTTTAATTCAGATTAAAATTCTTGCGCATTTCCAGCAGCACGGTCATAAACCGATTGCGCTTGTTGGCGGTGCCACCGGAATGATCGGCGATCCATCAGGTAAATCAACCGAAAGAAACGCTTTGGACGAAGAAACCCTCAATCATTATGTTTCATGCCTAAAATCTCAACTTTCAAAATTTTTGAAATTTGACGGCACCGAAAGCAACAGCGCTGAGCTGGTGAACAACTACGACTGGATGAAGGAGTTTTCTTTCCTTGAGTTTATACGCGATATCGGCAAAAACATCACTGTTAACTACATGATGGCCAAAGAATCGGTGAAGAAAAGAATCACAGGTGAAGGCGGTGCCGAAGGTATGAGTTTTACCGAATTTACCTACCAGCTTCTGCAGGGTTACGATTTTCTGCATCTGTACCGCGAAAAAAACGTTAAACTTCAGATGGGCGGTTCGGACCAGTGGGGAAATATCACGACAGGAACTGAACTTATCCGCCGGAAAGCGCAGGGCGAAGCTTTTGCGTTGACGGTGCCTTTAATCACAAAATCTGATGGTTCCAAATTCGGAAAATCGGAAAGTGGTGAAAATTACTGGCTCGACCCGAAAAAAACTTCAGCTTACAAATTCTACCAGTTCTGGGTAAATGCGACGGATGAAGATGCGGAGCGTTTCATTAAATTCTACACGTTCTTAAGCAAGGAGGAAATAGAAACTCTGATCGCAGAACATAAAACTGCTCCCCACGAGAGAAAACTCCAGAAAAAGCTGGCCGAAGAAGTTACGGTCTGGGTACACAACCAGGCTGAATACGAGAAAGCGGTAAAAGCCTCGGAAATCCTGTTCGGACGGTCTACGGCTGAAGATCTGGTGAATCTTGACGAAGCAACATTCCTTGAAGTTTTCGAAGGTGTTCCGCAAAAGGAGCTCACTAAAGATGAAGTTCTGGCAGGCAATATTATCGACCTTATTTCCGAGAAAACCGGCTTCCTGAAATCCAAAGGCGAAGCGAGACGCGAACTTCAGAGCAACGCTATCTCTGTAAACAAAGAAAAGGTGACCGATAGTTTTGAAGTTGCAGCGAAAGATCTCATCGACGGTAAATTTCTGCTCATTCAGAAAGGCAAGAAAAATTACTTCATCGTAAAAGCGGTTTAA
- a CDS encoding Fatty acid desaturase, protein MTIIIFIIVLWYSGLFFQTFFLHRYAAHQTYKMSRFGEKLCYFLTWVTQGSNYLSAYGYGVMHRMHHAYADTEKDPHSPKYDHNLFTMMWRTKSIYQQINQQKVKIEEKFTKNVPQWESFDKFASSWGSRIGWAVAYTLFFYFFATAWWQWILLPVAYMMAPIHGVIINWFGHIYGYVNFKVSDTSKNLFRFDWLMMGEAYHNNHHKFGGRANFGGVRWHEIDVTYQIMILLDKMKLIKLKPVPAVTREI, encoded by the coding sequence ATGACAATTATTATCTTCATCATTGTTCTGTGGTATTCAGGACTATTCTTCCAGACTTTTTTTCTACACCGTTATGCTGCGCACCAGACGTATAAAATGTCGAGGTTCGGCGAAAAACTGTGTTATTTTTTAACCTGGGTAACTCAGGGTTCGAACTATCTTTCTGCTTACGGCTACGGCGTTATGCACAGGATGCACCATGCGTATGCTGACACGGAAAAAGACCCACATTCCCCGAAATACGACCATAATCTGTTCACGATGATGTGGCGTACAAAATCAATCTATCAGCAGATTAACCAGCAGAAAGTAAAAATAGAAGAGAAATTCACCAAGAACGTTCCTCAGTGGGAATCTTTCGATAAGTTCGCAAGCTCATGGGGCTCACGAATCGGCTGGGCTGTGGCTTACACGCTGTTTTTCTACTTCTTTGCAACCGCGTGGTGGCAGTGGATTCTGCTTCCGGTAGCGTACATGATGGCGCCTATTCACGGCGTAATCATTAACTGGTTCGGACACATTTACGGTTATGTGAACTTTAAGGTTTCGGATACTTCTAAAAACCTTTTCCGTTTCGACTGGCTGATGATGGGCGAAGCTTACCATAACAATCATCATAAATTTGGCGGCAGAGCGAATTTCGGTGGCGTAAGATGGCACGAAATAGATGTTACCTACCAGATTATGATTCTTCTTGATAAAATGAAACTGATTAAACTGAAACCGGTTCCGGCCGTTACCAGAGAGATCTAA
- a CDS encoding phospholipase/carboxylesterase family protein — MDLKYLVREPANITPATPLLILLHGYGSNEEDLFSFTPTLPEDWLIVSFRAPLSSQYNGYSWYDIDLMNVENRVDVPQAKDSVNLILENIMSVSNRYGLTENETHLIGFSQGGILAYALALQNPELFNKVACLSAYPEEKIMENIVKDKKKLERLRFFISHGTDDATIPLEWGRKAADLLYDLSCYFSFREYMSGHGVNQKNYMDLMDFLRK; from the coding sequence ATGGATTTAAAATACCTCGTGCGCGAACCCGCGAACATCACACCCGCAACGCCGCTTCTTATCCTTCTGCACGGTTATGGCAGCAACGAAGAAGACCTTTTTTCGTTTACGCCCACCTTGCCCGAAGACTGGCTGATCGTAAGTTTCCGCGCTCCGCTTTCGTCACAATATAATGGATATTCGTGGTACGATATCGACTTGATGAATGTAGAAAACCGCGTGGATGTGCCACAGGCAAAAGACTCGGTTAACCTGATTCTCGAAAACATCATGTCGGTCTCAAACCGTTACGGATTAACCGAAAACGAAACGCACCTGATCGGTTTTTCCCAGGGCGGAATCCTGGCCTATGCACTCGCGCTGCAAAACCCTGAACTTTTCAATAAAGTCGCCTGTTTAAGTGCCTATCCGGAAGAGAAAATCATGGAAAACATTGTGAAAGACAAGAAAAAACTCGAACGTTTACGGTTTTTCATCTCGCATGGTACTGATGACGCTACGATTCCTCTCGAATGGGGACGGAAAGCGGCCGACCTGCTCTATGATCTCAGCTGCTACTTCAGTTTCCGCGAATATATGAGCGGCCACGGCGTGAACCAGAAAAACTACATGGACCTGATGGACTTCCTAAGAAAATAA
- a CDS encoding putative alpha-dextrin endo-1, 6-alpha-glucosidase — MIKKGLPFVLFLCALSVQAQVQLVVTSVPADTPAGAKIYVAGSFNNWNPAATVLNKSSDGKFTVTIPETEGIAEYKFTRGSWETAEGNSAGNQLPNRSFTFTAKPQTINHQILSWPKPQIRKSTASPNVKILNENYAVPQLQTTRRIWIYLPADYETSKRKYPVVYMHDGQNLFDELTSFSGEWKVDETLDQLFGNGGKQAIVVGIDNGGSERLNEYSPWKNATHGGGKGGLYADFLANTLKPYIDKTYRTRPQARHTALMGSSMGGLITFYTGMRYPQKFGKLGIFSPSFWFAKDDVKSFIANNSNEIKRTRFYFLAGRKESAQMTADVEEIVPILLKNGARKKNIQTKFDDEGTHSESYWAKEFPAAYRWLLGL; from the coding sequence ATGATAAAAAAAGGGCTTCCGTTTGTTCTGTTTCTGTGTGCTTTGTCCGTTCAGGCGCAGGTTCAGCTGGTCGTTACTTCTGTTCCGGCGGATACACCGGCCGGTGCCAAAATCTATGTTGCCGGAAGTTTTAATAACTGGAATCCTGCCGCAACAGTTCTGAACAAATCATCGGATGGGAAATTTACCGTAACAATTCCTGAAACTGAAGGCATCGCGGAATACAAATTTACGCGCGGGTCCTGGGAAACTGCTGAAGGCAACAGCGCCGGAAATCAACTGCCCAACAGATCGTTTACATTTACAGCCAAGCCGCAGACTATAAACCATCAGATACTTTCTTGGCCAAAACCGCAGATCAGGAAAAGCACGGCCTCGCCAAACGTAAAAATTTTAAATGAAAACTACGCGGTTCCGCAGCTTCAGACGACGCGCCGGATCTGGATCTATCTCCCCGCTGACTACGAGACTTCCAAACGAAAATACCCGGTTGTTTATATGCACGACGGACAGAATCTTTTCGATGAACTGACCTCATTTTCGGGCGAATGGAAGGTTGACGAAACGCTTGATCAGTTATTCGGAAATGGTGGAAAACAGGCAATTGTGGTTGGAATCGACAATGGCGGAAGCGAGAGGCTGAACGAATATTCGCCGTGGAAAAACGCAACACACGGCGGCGGAAAAGGTGGTTTATATGCAGATTTTCTTGCAAACACTTTAAAACCTTACATCGACAAAACGTACCGCACACGCCCGCAGGCCAGGCACACGGCATTGATGGGTTCGTCGATGGGCGGGCTTATAACGTTCTACACCGGCATGCGATATCCCCAAAAGTTTGGGAAACTGGGAATTTTCAGTCCGAGTTTTTGGTTTGCGAAAGACGACGTGAAATCGTTTATTGCGAATAATTCAAATGAAATCAAACGCACCAGATTCTATTTTCTGGCAGGCCGGAAAGAATCCGCACAGATGACCGCGGATGTAGAAGAAATCGTTCCGATACTTTTAAAAAATGGCGCACGCAAGAAGAACATTCAAACTAAATTTGATGATGAAGGTACCCATTCCGAAAGTTACTGGGCAAAAGAATTTCCCGCGGCGTACCGCTGGCTGCTCGGCTTATAA
- a CDS encoding Phosphoribosylaminoimidazole carboxylase catalytic subunit, with amino-acid sequence MVGIIMGSQSDLKVMEQAADFLKTIGIAYELTVISAHRTPERMFGYAKSAKERGLKVIIAGAGGAAHLPGMVASCTTLPVIGVPILSSNSIDGWDSVLSILQMPSGIPVATVALNGAMNAGILAAKIIGSADENVAQKLQVFQDSLKEKVLGTVDEIRKSHPNAYDADLHAEL; translated from the coding sequence ATGGTCGGAATAATTATGGGAAGCCAAAGTGATCTGAAGGTGATGGAGCAGGCAGCGGACTTCCTTAAAACCATCGGAATTGCCTACGAATTAACTGTGATTTCGGCCCACCGAACACCTGAACGGATGTTCGGATATGCAAAATCAGCCAAAGAGCGCGGCTTAAAAGTAATAATCGCCGGAGCCGGCGGCGCTGCACATCTGCCAGGAATGGTGGCAAGCTGCACCACTTTACCGGTAATCGGGGTTCCTATTCTATCATCAAATTCAATTGATGGCTGGGATTCTGTACTTTCAATACTTCAGATGCCCTCGGGGATTCCGGTTGCTACTGTGGCTTTGAACGGAGCGATGAATGCAGGTATTCTGGCCGCGAAAATCATTGGGAGTGCCGACGAAAACGTCGCTCAAAAACTGCAGGTCTTTCAGGATTCACTAAAGGAAAAAGTTTTGGGTACTGTGGATGAAATCAGGAAAAGCCATCCAAACGCTTATGACGCCGACCTTCACGCTGAATTATAA
- a CDS encoding Permease of the drug/metabolite transporter (DMT) superfamily has protein sequence MYFCRVKFSNDYRLILAVLTVAIVWGTTFLGIRIAVESIPPWFVAGIRQFIAAALLLVILLFSKELKWIGWKNLGIQIIFSILMLIIANGMMTVAEKHITSSLASLISAASPLLVFLGSIFFRLQKFTVRALVGIIIGFIGILLIFKDGLEDLLNPDYRMGVLFSFIAISGWALGSIFTKKLHLQKQNISLNLFYQFAFSAVVQITFGFILSDKIEVETWTFRSMFATVYLAVFGSVAAYFAFHYALKKISPTQISLLSYINTIIAIFLGWLVLDEEISAAFITATVLIICGVFITNYQKGMFSRSRPSREID, from the coding sequence TTGTACTTTTGCCGCGTGAAATTCAGTAATGATTATCGGCTCATTCTTGCCGTACTGACCGTGGCCATCGTTTGGGGAACCACATTTTTAGGCATCCGTATCGCGGTTGAAAGCATTCCGCCGTGGTTCGTGGCGGGCATCAGGCAGTTTATCGCTGCTGCGCTTTTACTCGTTATCCTTTTGTTTTCTAAAGAATTAAAATGGATTGGCTGGAAAAATCTAGGCATTCAGATCATTTTTTCGATTCTGATGCTCATCATCGCAAACGGAATGATGACGGTGGCCGAGAAACACATCACGAGCAGCCTTGCGTCACTGATCAGTGCGGCCTCGCCGCTTCTGGTTTTTCTGGGAAGCATTTTTTTCAGGTTGCAAAAATTTACCGTCCGCGCTTTGGTTGGAATTATTATCGGATTTATTGGGATTTTACTGATTTTTAAAGACGGCCTCGAAGACCTTCTGAATCCGGATTACCGCATGGGCGTTCTTTTCAGTTTTATTGCGATTTCAGGTTGGGCTCTCGGCTCCATTTTCACAAAGAAACTTCATTTACAGAAGCAAAATATTTCACTCAATCTTTTCTACCAGTTTGCGTTTTCGGCGGTGGTGCAGATCACTTTCGGCTTCATCTTATCCGATAAAATTGAAGTGGAAACATGGACTTTCAGGAGCATGTTTGCGACGGTTTATCTTGCGGTGTTCGGTTCTGTGGCGGCTTATTTTGCATTTCATTATGCACTTAAGAAAATTTCGCCCACCCAAATTTCACTGCTTTCTTACATCAATACCATCATCGCCATATTTCTGGGGTGGCTGGTTTTAGACGAAGAAATTTCCGCAGCATTCATCACCGCAACTGTGCTAATCATTTGTGGCGTTTTCATCACCAATTATCAGAAAGGAATGTTCAGCCGCAGCAGGCCTTCACGCGAAATTGATTAA
- a CDS encoding Phosphoribosylaminoimidazole carboxylase ATPase subunit: MKIGILGGGQLGRMLIQEALKYDDEWYTLDPAADAPCANISVLTQGDFGDYETVLNFGHDKDVVSIEIEHVNVNALFELRNLGVKVIPSPEIIKTIQQKILQKEFYLENNIPSPDFQVINNKSEADFPLPFVQKMNTGGYDGKGVQVIRTEHDLQNMWDVPSVLESLVDIDKELSIIVAVNENGETQTFPVTEMVADPVLNLLDFNICPADISDDVRLQIEKISEQFIEAAASSGLFAIELFLDTEGKVWVNETAPRLHNSGHQTQEGNANSQFEQLYRVITNLPIADTGNFGFSGMLNLVGDADYSGKVIYEGLDEVLKLPKTYVHLYGKTETKPGRKMGHINVLADSREELLAKLSHIKSLVKVIA, translated from the coding sequence ATGAAAATCGGAATTCTCGGTGGAGGTCAGCTTGGCCGTATGCTCATTCAGGAAGCGCTGAAGTATGATGACGAATGGTACACGCTGGATCCCGCTGCAGACGCACCGTGCGCAAATATTTCGGTGCTTACTCAGGGTGATTTCGGCGATTATGAAACCGTGTTGAATTTTGGCCACGATAAAGATGTGGTTTCAATTGAAATTGAACATGTAAACGTCAATGCTCTTTTTGAACTTCGGAATCTCGGCGTAAAAGTAATTCCGTCGCCCGAAATTATTAAAACCATTCAGCAGAAAATTTTACAGAAAGAATTCTATCTTGAAAATAATATTCCGAGTCCTGATTTTCAGGTGATTAATAATAAATCTGAGGCCGACTTCCCGCTTCCGTTCGTCCAGAAAATGAATACAGGCGGCTATGATGGAAAAGGCGTCCAGGTCATCAGGACTGAACACGATCTGCAGAATATGTGGGACGTCCCGTCGGTTTTAGAAAGTCTGGTGGATATAGACAAGGAACTATCGATCATTGTTGCTGTAAATGAAAATGGCGAAACACAAACTTTTCCGGTTACCGAAATGGTTGCCGATCCTGTGCTGAACCTGCTCGATTTCAATATCTGTCCGGCGGATATTTCAGACGATGTGAGACTTCAAATCGAAAAAATTTCAGAGCAATTTATAGAGGCCGCAGCTTCTTCGGGGCTTTTTGCGATTGAGCTTTTTCTGGACACGGAAGGTAAGGTTTGGGTGAACGAAACCGCGCCACGACTGCATAATTCGGGGCATCAGACGCAGGAAGGCAATGCAAATTCTCAGTTCGAACAGCTGTACCGCGTCATCACAAATCTTCCGATCGCCGACACCGGAAACTTCGGATTTTCCGGCATGCTGAACCTGGTGGGCGACGCCGATTACTCAGGGAAGGTAATTTATGAAGGGTTGGATGAAGTGCTGAAACTCCCCAAAACCTACGTACACCTTTACGGCAAAACCGAGACAAAACCCGGGCGTAAGATGGGCCACATCAATGTTCTGGCAGATTCACGCGAAGAACTTCTGGCAAAACTTTCGCACATTAAATCATTGGTTAAAGTAATTGCATAA
- a CDS encoding Isochorismate synthase yields MLFFSFPFSDIIYATDDSPGRNGVSFLSFDQSEIIGFEGDCKEISIDEFLNKPILTADFSTILPHFEQETESSYTQKLTNVIAFIRENRLKKLVISRRKSVDFNDAQVNLSQTFLNLKTAYPNAFVYVFLKDGKCWIGAFSELLGKFNKNTAEFETMALAGTIPVNEEWTRKEIEEQKPVAEYILNILKQYSSTVRVSSTADHLSGNIKHLRTDFKAEIKAEDLENIIAELHPTPAVCGIPKEICTKAIAAFEDHPRKFYAGYIKVETDESVQYFVNLRCAEFFQNAALVYVGGGITAESSPQKEWRETELKSEAIIKNLSFI; encoded by the coding sequence ATGCTGTTTTTTTCATTTCCTTTTTCTGATATAATTTATGCGACTGATGACAGTCCGGGTCGAAATGGAGTTTCGTTTCTGTCGTTTGATCAGTCGGAAATTATTGGTTTTGAGGGTGATTGTAAAGAGATTTCCATTGATGAATTTTTAAATAAGCCCATCCTTACTGCTGATTTTTCTACTATTCTGCCGCACTTCGAACAGGAAACTGAATCATCATACACTCAGAAATTAACGAATGTAATCGCGTTTATCCGGGAAAACCGACTTAAAAAACTGGTTATTTCGCGACGCAAATCAGTTGATTTTAATGATGCGCAGGTTAACCTTTCTCAAACTTTTCTTAATTTAAAAACGGCTTACCCTAACGCTTTTGTCTATGTATTTTTGAAAGACGGTAAATGCTGGATCGGTGCTTTTTCGGAACTTCTCGGGAAATTCAATAAAAACACAGCCGAATTCGAAACCATGGCGCTCGCGGGCACAATTCCGGTGAATGAAGAATGGACGCGTAAAGAAATTGAAGAGCAAAAGCCTGTGGCAGAGTATATTCTGAATATATTAAAGCAATATTCCTCAACCGTTCGGGTTTCTTCAACCGCCGATCACCTATCGGGCAATATCAAGCATTTACGCACCGATTTCAAGGCTGAAATTAAGGCTGAGGACCTTGAAAATATCATTGCTGAACTGCATCCAACTCCCGCTGTCTGCGGAATCCCAAAAGAAATCTGCACCAAAGCGATTGCTGCGTTCGAAGATCATCCGCGGAAATTCTACGCCGGATACATTAAAGTAGAAACAGACGAAAGTGTACAGTATTTCGTGAATCTGCGCTGCGCGGAATTCTTCCAAAATGCCGCGCTGGTTTACGTAGGTGGCGGCATTACAGCCGAAAGCAGTCCTCAAAAAGAGTGGCGTGAAACCGAACTCAAATCCGAAGCAATCATCAAAAATTTAAGTTTTATCTAA
- a CDS encoding acyltransferase family protein encodes MKKIIGKLILKLIGWKVVLEGDVNNLDRCVLVVAPHTSNQEYLLGNLAYWSLDKPLKIIIKDEHTKAWYGAVVKALGGVGIDRSQKNDLVKFVVDQFAKEDFSLVITPEGTRKRVAKWRKGFYHMAIAAKVPIVVAAGDFRTKQIHLGYKISVEDLETRTFESIMNEMEEYYKKITPKFPENWNPKIY; translated from the coding sequence ATGAAGAAAATTATAGGTAAATTAATACTTAAGCTTATCGGTTGGAAAGTAGTGCTGGAAGGCGATGTAAATAATCTCGACCGCTGCGTGCTGGTGGTGGCGCCACACACTTCCAATCAGGAATATCTGCTCGGTAATCTTGCGTATTGGTCGCTGGATAAACCTCTGAAAATCATCATCAAAGACGAACACACCAAGGCCTGGTACGGCGCCGTGGTAAAGGCTTTAGGCGGAGTTGGGATCGACCGTTCGCAGAAAAACGACCTCGTGAAATTTGTTGTGGATCAGTTCGCGAAAGAAGATTTCAGCCTCGTGATCACGCCCGAGGGCACACGAAAAAGGGTGGCGAAATGGCGCAAAGGTTTCTATCATATGGCAATCGCCGCAAAGGTTCCGATCGTTGTGGCAGCAGGAGATTTCCGGACTAAACAGATTCACCTCGGCTACAAAATTTCGGTAGAAGATCTCGAAACGCGCACTTTTGAAAGTATCATGAACGAAATGGAGGAATATTACAAGAAAATTACACCAAAATTTCCCGAAAACTGGAATCCCAAAATCTATTAA
- a CDS encoding Transcriptional regulator, PadR family, translated as MKNGHLQKSRVTPINNLNNMNTENTKAQMRKGILEFCILSLIDKREMYVSDLIDALKKGKLDVVEGTLYPLLTRLKNGEFLSYRWEESTGGPPRKYYQITEKGKLFLAELINTWQDLTESVNQITKNNNPTDAPQNSFEPNS; from the coding sequence TTGAAGAACGGCCACTTGCAAAAGAGTAGAGTTACACCAATTAATAACCTCAATAATATGAACACAGAAAACACCAAAGCGCAAATGCGGAAAGGAATTCTGGAATTCTGTATTTTGAGCTTAATCGACAAAAGAGAAATGTATGTTTCCGACCTCATCGATGCGCTTAAGAAAGGAAAACTAGATGTAGTGGAAGGAACACTTTATCCGCTGCTTACACGACTGAAAAACGGAGAGTTTCTCTCCTACCGATGGGAAGAATCTACCGGAGGACCACCGAGAAAGTATTACCAGATCACCGAAAAAGGAAAATTATTCCTGGCCGAACTGATCAACACATGGCAAGATCTTACCGAATCTGTGAACCAAATTACCAAAAACAATAACCCGACGGACGCTCCTCAAAATTCGTTCGAACCAAATTCTTAA